TTTAGTGTTTTCGAAGTAGCCAGCAACATTGCTATGGTGCACATGCGATATCTGTATCTGCACAAATGATGGTCCACGTACACTTGACTGCAAAGGAGGGTCAAATTACCACACAATGCAAGTGACACATTTCTTCAAGAATCTGATTTCATGCTGATTGTTCTACCTGGAGCCATTGACAAGATCTCCAAGTTCTGTGAAGCAAGTGACAGACTCAGAGACAGGGACCTGTCTCCCCTATGCTGAGGCAGTCTCTCACCTGGAAGCATTCCTTGTTGCACCAGCAGCATTCCTGAAGCTTGTCTTTGTAGCCCTGCACCATGCATTGGGAAGAATTTCTACAGTGAAGAACTACCATGGTGGCAAACCCGTAACTGGAGGACTGAAGGGCAGAGAGCCTTCTGGATGCCTAGGTTCAATATTCAGGATcgatatttattattattttagaaaccCTTTATATGACAATGTAGGGGAGCTCAGATAGATTTTTAACCTGTTTTCAGAGTGGTATAGTGAAAAGATAATAGAGTCTGGAATCAGCTGCTTAAGGTCCACCACTTAATGGCTTTGTGATCttgaaattcagttttttcatctgtgaaatgggaaacctcttcctcatcttcctcacttccttccacAGGATTTGTGAGGATCCAGTAAGGTAACAGCTATTAAAGCAGCTTTATAGCTTTTAAGGTTTTCTACCAAAGTAAAggtctgttagtaattgtttctTCCCAGCTACTGCTAGAAGAAATCTAACTATTCAGCAGATAAAAGGCATTTACTGCACAAACCAGATTGTAAATATTccctgaaacaaaaataaaattgtccatTATTCCACTACCTTAAGAAACCAGACAGTGACATTTTTTGGTATATCTTTCTTGTCCACAGACAATTTTTGCCTAGttgcaatttaaagaaaattttgtattttgttttctctttcaaattatgACAGGTGTTGTGTTACCATAGTGTTTGTTCATAATTAGCATAAAACTGCTCTGAGTGGCTATACCCCCATTCCCCATTAGCCATTCCCCAACTGTTGagatttagttatttaaaaaaaaatagataatgctgcaaagaacttttttttctttttcaatgatttccttaattaaatatttaggtcaaaaggttttcaattttttacaGCTCTTGCTATCAATTTATAAATTGCCTTCTGAAGAGATAATGCCCGTTTACAGTGTAACCAGCCATTTACAAGTTTATCAATTTCCCCTCAGCCTTTTCATAACTAAGTATtatagataaaaaaaaagttttgttcatTTGATAAATGCAAGGTTGGATATCACGTCACGTTGTTAATAGGCATTTGTTTAATAATTTGTGTTTAGTGTGGTTTAGTCGTCTACGCCCAGATTATCTTGGACACAGACCGCATTCGTTTGGAACACCTGTGGGAAGGGGTGTTGCGTGACCACGCGCCCCCTAACGACCATAACAGCCAGTGACGGAGGTGAGTGGTGGGTGGGAGATCTTGGCACTTGCGCGCTCCATTCTCCCAGCCGACATTAAAGCCATGGTTTTCACGAGCGTGGGAGCTCAGCGGGGACGTCCCCGAGGATGTGACAGTGCGCAGGCGCACCACAAGGCCCTTGGATTCGTGGGTGCCGAGGCTGGGTGTGGGCCGGCGGCGCAGGCGCACTGGCGGCCTGGAGGGTCGAGGCGCATGCGCAGTCGCTCTTCCTTAGGCAGCAGCCATGGCGGGACAAGAGGACCCGGTGCAGCGGGAGATTCACCAGGACTGGGCGAACCGGGAGTACATTGAGGTCATCACCAGCAGCATCAAGAAAATCGCAGACTTTCTCAACTCGTTCGGTCAGCGGGCGAgcagggggaggcggggaggagggaggccctcGGAGGGCACTGAGAAGCTTTGAAGGGAACTCTCCGGAGCCCTGGGCTCCTGCCGGTTTTCGTTTCCTCCTTCAGGCCGCACCTTCCCCCTCTCGCCCTGACCCTCGGGCTCCACTGGGAGGCCCTCTGGGGTTATCCTGCTCCAGGCTGAACTCCTCGGCTTCTTTGCCATCACCCTGGATGCATTAACAAGCTCTTCCTTTTCCCAGACACGTCAGGCAGCCGCATCCACCCTTGGCTTCTTCTCTTGCCTTTaatctgtcccttcctcctctgggttCCGCTTCCAGTCCTCACTTGGCGCTCAGAGTGCACCTTCCAGAGCGCAGCATGGCCGTGTCACTGCCCTGTAAAGACTTGAAGGTCCCCCATCTCCCTCAGGCTCCAGTCGAAACCCTTTAGCGCCTTGCCTTTTAGTGGCCCCTTCGGCCGCTCTCCCGTTGGTCCCTTCCCGTCTCCGTGTGTGCGGTGCTGAGAGCGGTAGGAGGTGAGGGGCAGAGTAAGGGCCAAATCGTGTCAGGCCGTGGAGATCTCTGCATTGCTAGTGTCTGATCTAGCTGACATTAGGTGTTCTGTCTGCTTCTAGCAAAATCTTTTCTAGGCATGGCCTGCTCGTGACAGTCTGAAATTCTTTCCGCGTTATTCCATGTCCTTCTGGACAGCAAGCCGGGAGCTGACTCCTACTTAGGTTCTTCAGGAGTTTCTTTGAGAGAACTGGGCATAAGGTAGACTTTCTTATGCCATCGCAAGGTGTGGGGTTACATCTAGTGATCTTTTTCCAACCGGTGTGCTTCTGTTCCACCAATTCAGCAACATTAAGCAATTAAGATTAAGTAGGGGAATgtaaaataagtttctactgtatagcacagagaactatattcaatgtctcgtagtaacctatagtgaaaaagaatatgaaaaggaatatatgtatatatgtatgactgaaacatgctgtacaccggaaattgacacattgtaaactggctatacttcagtttaaaaaaacgGGAAAAAAAGATTAGGGGAAATGGATATacaaaaaaagctttaaaaaggaattattttctaGCTAGAGAACTGGTAAGTCTGACATAAAGGTAACAGAACAAGTTTTGTCAGAAAgcataaataagagaaaaaaagtagatCAGAGTACAAGGCTGTCTCAGGCACCGTCGGGGACACAGAATAAGAACCACTTCCTGCATGTAAAGAATTTCTATGTTGAAGGTGAAATAGTGACAGCTTTAGAACAAAGCAGAAAACTGTTTTTGtcttaatatatttacatacaagATGTGTAGGGCTAATCTTGATATGTCTTGGTAGGGTGGATTTCCTCgggatgggggtgagggtagTATTAATGAAGACTGACAACATCACGATACAGGAGTTTATTAGACAAAGACCACCAGGCTGAGGAACTGGATAAATCATAAGGATAGACTTGATACACTGTCTTGACATTGGATGACTCAGGATGAGCAAGTGTGGGATGTATTTTCCCATTCTAAGCCCTCAGCATGGCTCCTCAGTCCTGACGTGTTTCTGGAATGCTTGATTGTGTTGATGATGGTGCGGAGATTTGATAGGCATTTACTTTGAGGGGGCATCTGGAGCTCTTTGAAAATGGCAGCAATCCTACAATTCTCACCCTTACCACAGAGTCTGTGTAGGCCATGTGCTCTGGAGAGGGACCTGTTTTTCCAGGATACCCAGTGACTTTCGGAACAGCTTTTACCCTGTGATTCCAGCTGGCGAGAGTAGCTCTTCGTGGTTTTCTCTTTCAGCGCTGGAGGACCACCTGAACCTGAGGACACACAGCTCATGATGCAGCAATAACATCCCAACACTAGGCCTGTTCTGTACTTTGAACCGATGAAGTTTCTAAAAATGGATTGTTAGAGATgatggctttttgtttttacacCTTTTTTCCCCCGACTCTAAAGCTAAATAATAATGTGCAGAGAAATGgaaccaaaaaaaagtaaaaaagaatgtggctgtatttaaatctcagttttcatACTTAGCCAACAAATAACAGCTTGCCTGTTGTGACTCCAGCTGTGTGTCAGATGCTGtgagaaaggaataaataagagTAAATGGACACAGTAAGCACTTCTGAGAAATTCAGAATTTTGTTGGAGAAATAAACCCTGCAGAAACAATTTAAGAGAAAGATGGGGTTGATTTTTGTAGGTGAAGGTTGTGTGCAGAGTTAAGAGAGGGAACCGTCTGGTGACTGGCATTTGTTAGCAATGCTGGTGTGTGTACACCACCCAGCACCTTGCTGAGGACGGCTGGCATTTTCAGAATGAAATCCAGTGGTAATGTACATGTAAATGCGTCATGGTTTCAGATTTGTCCAGCTGCTGAGTGCTTTCCCAGTGTGTTGTTTGAACCAGTACATATTTGATGGGATCTGAAATATGACTGAAGTTTCTCGATTCAGCGTTTGAAGTTTTCAACAGTGCTTATCCCCGTGTGCCAGTAGCCTAGTGTTGTTCTTGGGTTTTGATTCATCACCAGATCGACAGAGCTCGAACAGAACAGCCATCCAGGAAGGACCCCTCCCTCTCGCCACCCCACCCCTTCGTGTTGCTGTGTCTCTTGTTTATGGGAAATGACAGGTCGTCAGTGATAACATTCATGCCCTTACTGATAAGCATATAGGATGTGCCTTTGAGCTTCTAAAAACGAGACTGAAAGAGACTAGGTCCTGTTGGGCAGTCCTGGCAGTGGCAGTCTATTCAGGAAAAGGAGGGCACTGAAGTGCTTCTGCTCAAACTGGACCTGGGAATTAGAAGAAGCAGCACTAGTGGATAAAAAGCAAGATTAAATAGAAGGGGAacaatgtccagaagaggcaactCTGCGTAGAAGAGGGAGAGTTCTGTCCAGCTGGCAACGACCTCTCGGAGGTCCAGCTTGAACTGAGCCTTAAAGGAGAGTGTTTAGACAGGTACAGTGAGTAAGATTTGGAGTTGATGAAATGAAAGTGGAGGCAAGATCAGGGTTTGGAAGATCTGTTAAAAGGGTGCCAAAGTGCTTTTGCATAACATCCAGGGAGGGGATGAAAAGGAAGGTTATGAGCTAAGTGTGAAATCACCGAGTAGGAGACTGTCTGGGAGAGCAGGTATTTTAAACTTGAGCAGTGAGGATTATTGAGAGATGACTGAACAACAGTTGGAGGAGGTAGTGGAAATAATTAGCAAGCCTGGAAACCTTTTTCTCCCGGATCTTGAGAACAGTTGGAGAAAAAGTAGTCAGGTGGTTTCTGTTAAGAGTCGTTTGCAGGGGAAAAGGTATTTTAGAGGAAGTTCAGGTTTCCTTTTGGGTGGGGTgggaaaagagaatggaaaatgtagaggaagaaaaggaattctTTGCCGATAGAATGTGGGCTGCACGGGGTATGTGATGTTCTCcgtgttttctctccttctggaaggCCTGTGCAGGGTCTGATGACACATCAGGTACCCTCCTCTTGGAGCAGCAGTGGTGACGCGGCTTCTCTGGGCTCCGAAacaccacccccttccctcctcctcagggTCTGCTGCTTCCTTGGCCTCTGCTTTGCCTCCCCATCGagattttcttcctcttgttATTTCCCCTCTTTTCAAACTCTTGGTTTGCCTATTAGCAAATGGCCATCTGCACAGCCTTGGTGtattagttttccattttatattgctgctttaacaaatcaccacaaatgtAGCAGCTTAAACCAAATGGATTTATTATCTTGCAGTTGTGTAGATCAGAAGCCCAACACTGGTTCACTGGCCGAAACCCTGGTGTCGGCAGagctgccttcctttctggaggctgtaGGAGAGGAGCTATTTCCTTGCTCATTACGTGGTTGGCAGAGCTC
This Camelus ferus isolate YT-003-E chromosome 17, BCGSAC_Cfer_1.0, whole genome shotgun sequence DNA region includes the following protein-coding sequences:
- the BRK1 gene encoding protein BRICK1 isoform X1; this encodes MAGQEDPVQREIHQDWANREYIEVITSSIKKIADFLNSFDMSCRSRLATLNEKLTALERRIEYIEARVTKGETLT
- the BRK1 gene encoding protein BRICK1 isoform X2, whose protein sequence is MAGQEDPVQREIHQDWANREYIEVITSSIKKIADFLNSFDMSCRSRLATLNEKLTALERRIEYIEARVTKGDFQM